A DNA window from Streptomyces sp. B21-083 contains the following coding sequences:
- a CDS encoding MBL fold metallo-hydrolase, with protein MLIAGFPAGAWGTNCYLVAPAAGEECVIIDPGHQAAEGVEETLRKHRLKPVAVVLTHGHIDHVASVVPVCGAHGVPAWIHPDDRFMMSDPEKALGRSIGMQLMGELTIGEPDDVKELTDGARLELAGLELSVAHAPGHTKGSVTFGLPEAADIPPILFSGDLLFAGSIGRTDFPGGSMEDMLESLARVVLPLDDSTVVLPGHQDYTTIGQERATNPYLRQVAAGLHDRGEGSNPPPRRGM; from the coding sequence GTGCTCATTGCCGGGTTCCCGGCCGGCGCCTGGGGGACGAACTGTTATCTCGTCGCCCCCGCCGCCGGTGAGGAGTGCGTGATCATCGACCCGGGCCACCAGGCCGCCGAGGGAGTCGAGGAGACGCTCAGGAAACATCGGCTCAAGCCCGTCGCGGTCGTCCTCACCCATGGCCACATCGACCATGTCGCCTCGGTCGTCCCGGTGTGCGGCGCGCACGGTGTCCCGGCGTGGATCCACCCCGACGACCGATTCATGATGAGCGACCCGGAGAAGGCGCTCGGCCGGTCCATCGGCATGCAGCTGATGGGCGAGCTGACCATCGGCGAACCGGACGACGTCAAGGAACTCACGGACGGCGCGCGGCTGGAGCTGGCCGGGCTGGAGCTGTCCGTCGCGCACGCGCCCGGCCATACGAAGGGGTCGGTGACCTTCGGCCTGCCCGAGGCGGCGGACATCCCGCCGATCCTGTTCTCGGGCGACCTGCTGTTCGCCGGCTCCATCGGACGTACCGACTTCCCCGGTGGCTCCATGGAGGACATGCTCGAATCGCTGGCCCGTGTGGTCCTGCCGCTCGACGACTCCACCGTGGTGCTGCCGGGTCACCAGGACTACACGACCATCGGCCAGGAGCGCGCCACCAATCCGTATCTGCGGCAGGTGGCGGCCGGCCTTCACGATCGCGGCGAGGGTTCGAACCCCCCTCCCCGACGAGGAATGTGA
- a CDS encoding peptidylprolyl isomerase, whose product MVTQEQRRRQLAREKFLRQQQRRTAARRKANVRNSVIASVLGVIVVGSVLSYATGVFKNDDSKSKTNASAEVTPSASPSKAPDPCAKAAEGKVKSLSWKKEPAMTIDKSAKYELKLATTCGDIDVALKTSAAPHTVNSFNFLAGEGYLDHTKCHRLTTNGIYVLQCGDPKGTGMGGPGYTLPDENLKDKTLKKNIYPAGTIAMANTGQAHTGGSQFFLVYQDSQLPPSYTPFGTISASGMKVLKKIAAAGEATGQGDGAPNATVVINKATVTKS is encoded by the coding sequence GTGGTCACCCAGGAGCAGCGGCGGCGTCAGCTCGCCCGGGAGAAGTTCTTGCGGCAGCAGCAGCGGCGTACGGCCGCGCGGCGCAAGGCGAACGTGCGCAACTCGGTGATCGCGTCGGTCCTCGGCGTGATCGTCGTGGGAAGCGTGTTGTCGTACGCGACCGGAGTCTTCAAGAACGACGACAGCAAGTCGAAGACGAACGCGAGCGCGGAGGTCACCCCTAGCGCCTCCCCCAGCAAGGCCCCGGACCCCTGCGCGAAGGCCGCCGAGGGGAAGGTGAAGTCGCTGAGCTGGAAGAAGGAGCCGGCGATGACCATCGACAAGTCGGCGAAGTACGAGTTGAAGCTCGCGACGACCTGCGGCGACATCGACGTAGCCCTGAAGACGTCCGCGGCCCCGCACACGGTGAACTCGTTCAACTTCCTGGCGGGCGAGGGCTACCTGGACCACACCAAGTGCCACCGGCTCACCACGAACGGCATCTACGTGCTGCAGTGCGGCGACCCGAAGGGCACCGGCATGGGCGGCCCGGGCTACACCCTTCCGGACGAGAACCTGAAGGACAAAACCCTCAAGAAGAACATCTACCCGGCGGGCACGATCGCCATGGCCAACACGGGCCAGGCGCACACCGGCGGCAGTCAGTTCTTCCTGGTCTACCAGGACAGTCAGCTTCCGCCCAGTTACACACCGTTCGGCACGATTTCCGCGTCGGGAATGAAGGTGCTCAAGAAAATCGCCGCGGCCGGTGAGGCCACGGGACAGGGCGACGGCGCACCGAATGCGACCGTTGTGATCAACAAGGCGACAGTAACGAAATCCTGA
- a CDS encoding DUF349 domain-containing protein — protein MSSDPWGRVDETGTVYVRTADGEQVVGSWQAGSPEEALAYFERKYEGLVVEIGLLEKRVKTTDLSAKDAQVAIDHIREQVDAHHAVGDLASLKVRLDKLVETVETRREERKQQRAKQSDEARHAKEALVVEAEELAQSDQWRSAGERLRALVDIWKGLPRLDRKSDDELWHRFSHARSAFSKRRKAHFASLDAQREDARKVKEKLVAEAEALSASTDWGPTAARYRELMTDWKAAGRAQREHEDDLWNRFRGAQDVFFAARGSVFAERDAEQTENLQLKEELAQEAEKLLPITDLKAARAAFRSINERWEAIGHVPRDARPKVEGRMHTVERALQESEETEWRRTNPEARARAEGLTGQLQAAVDKLGGQIETARAQGNNARADKLQKELDGRQALLDQALKGLQEFGG, from the coding sequence GTGAGCAGCGACCCGTGGGGCCGCGTCGACGAGACGGGGACCGTGTACGTGCGTACTGCCGACGGTGAGCAGGTCGTCGGTTCCTGGCAGGCCGGCTCCCCCGAGGAGGCGTTGGCCTACTTCGAGCGCAAGTACGAGGGCCTGGTTGTCGAGATCGGCCTCCTCGAGAAGCGAGTCAAGACCACCGACCTGTCCGCGAAGGACGCCCAGGTGGCCATCGATCACATCCGCGAGCAGGTGGACGCCCACCACGCGGTGGGCGATCTGGCCTCGCTGAAGGTCCGGCTGGACAAGCTCGTGGAGACCGTCGAAACCCGCCGCGAGGAGCGCAAGCAGCAGCGGGCCAAGCAGTCCGACGAGGCACGGCACGCCAAGGAGGCGCTGGTCGTCGAGGCGGAGGAGCTGGCGCAGTCCGACCAGTGGCGGTCCGCCGGTGAGCGGCTCCGCGCGCTGGTGGACATCTGGAAGGGGCTGCCGCGGCTCGACCGGAAGTCGGACGACGAGCTGTGGCATCGCTTCTCGCACGCTCGCTCGGCGTTCTCCAAGCGCCGAAAGGCGCACTTCGCGTCCCTGGACGCGCAGCGCGAGGACGCCCGCAAGGTCAAGGAGAAGCTGGTCGCGGAGGCCGAGGCGCTGTCCGCGTCGACGGACTGGGGTCCGACGGCGGCGCGCTACCGCGAGCTGATGACGGACTGGAAGGCCGCGGGCCGCGCCCAGCGCGAGCACGAGGACGACCTGTGGAACCGCTTCCGCGGCGCCCAGGACGTGTTCTTCGCGGCGCGCGGTTCGGTCTTCGCCGAGCGGGACGCGGAGCAGACCGAGAACCTCCAGCTGAAGGAGGAGCTGGCCCAGGAGGCCGAGAAGCTCCTGCCGATCACGGACCTGAAGGCCGCCCGGGCCGCGTTCCGTTCGATCAACGAGCGCTGGGAGGCCATCGGCCATGTGCCGCGGGACGCGCGCCCGAAGGTCGAGGGGCGGATGCACACGGTCGAGCGGGCCCTTCAGGAGTCCGAGGAGACCGAGTGGCGCCGGACGAACCCGGAGGCACGCGCGCGTGCCGAGGGTCTGACCGGCCAGCTCCAGGCTGCCGTGGACAAGCTCGGCGGCCAGATCGAGACCGCTCGGGCGCAGGGCAACAACGCCAGGGCCGACAAGCTCCAGAAGGAGCTGGACGGCCGTCAGGCACTGCTGGACCAGGCGCTCAAGGGACTGCAGGAGTTCGGCGGCTAG
- a CDS encoding RelA/SpoT family protein: MADEAQPLTAAKPEPASEPAATPARTANNDAHGPVEHAQSAPVDRAAEPSRPKPATPEPAPAPAPPPRPAAGQPPARSASPNRVRARLARLGVQRSNPYNPVLEPLLRAVRSNDPKIETATLRQVEKAYQVAERWHRGQKRKSGDPYITHPLAVTTILAELGMDPATLMAGLLHDTVEDTEYGLDQLRRDFGDSVALLVDGVTKLDKVKFGEAAQAETVRKMVVAMAKDPRVLVIKLADRLHNMRTMRYLKREKQEKKARETLEIYAPLAHRLGMNTIKWELEDLAFAILYPKMYDEIVRLVAERAPKRDEYLAIVTDEVQSDLRAARIKATVTGRPKHYYSVYQKMIVRGRDFAEIYDLVGIRVLVDTVRDCYAALGTVHARWNPVPGRFKDYIAMPKYNMYQSLHTTVIGPNGKPVELQIRTFDMHRRAEYGIAAHWKYKQEAVAGASKVRSDQPRTTGKDDHLNDMAWLRQLLDWQKETEDPGEFLESLRFDLSRNEVFVFTPKGDVIALPAGATPVDFSYAVHTEVGHRTIGARVNGRLVPLESTLDNGDLVEVFTSKAAGAGPSRDWLGFVKSPRARNKIRAWFSKERRDEAIEQGKDAIARAMRKQNLPIQRILTGDSLVTLAHEMRYPDISSLYAAIGEGHVAAQNVVQKLVQALGGEEAATEEIDESVPPARGRKRRSNNDPGVVVKGVDDVWVKLARCCTPVPGDPIIGFVTRGSGVSVHRNDCVNIESLSREPERILEVEWAPTQSSVFLVAIQVEALDRSRLLSDVTRILSDQHVNILSAAVQTSRDRVATSRFTFEMGDPKHLGHVLKAVRGVEGVYDVYRVTSARRP, from the coding sequence TTGGCAGACGAGGCCCAGCCCCTGACCGCCGCCAAGCCCGAGCCAGCCTCGGAGCCCGCGGCGACGCCCGCGCGGACCGCGAACAACGACGCGCACGGGCCGGTGGAGCACGCCCAGTCCGCGCCCGTCGACCGCGCGGCCGAGCCCTCGCGCCCCAAGCCGGCCACGCCCGAGCCCGCCCCGGCCCCCGCGCCCCCGCCCCGCCCTGCCGCCGGCCAGCCGCCCGCCCGCTCCGCCTCGCCCAACCGGGTACGCGCCCGGCTGGCCCGGCTCGGCGTGCAGCGTTCCAATCCGTACAACCCGGTCCTTGAGCCGCTGCTGAGGGCGGTGCGCAGCAACGACCCGAAGATCGAGACGGCGACGCTCCGCCAGGTCGAGAAGGCCTACCAGGTCGCCGAACGCTGGCACCGCGGCCAGAAGCGCAAGAGCGGCGACCCATACATCACCCACCCGCTGGCCGTCACCACGATCCTCGCCGAGCTGGGCATGGACCCGGCGACGCTCATGGCGGGCCTGCTGCACGACACGGTCGAGGACACCGAGTACGGCCTGGACCAGCTCCGCCGCGACTTCGGCGACTCCGTCGCGCTCCTCGTCGACGGCGTCACCAAGCTGGACAAGGTCAAGTTCGGCGAGGCCGCGCAGGCCGAGACCGTACGCAAGATGGTCGTCGCCATGGCCAAGGACCCGCGTGTCCTGGTCATCAAGCTCGCCGACCGGCTCCACAACATGCGCACCATGCGCTATCTCAAGCGCGAGAAGCAGGAGAAGAAGGCGCGCGAGACGCTGGAGATCTACGCGCCGCTCGCCCATCGCCTGGGCATGAACACCATCAAGTGGGAGCTGGAGGACCTCGCCTTCGCGATCCTCTACCCCAAGATGTACGACGAGATCGTCCGGCTGGTGGCCGAGCGGGCACCGAAGCGGGACGAATATCTGGCCATAGTGACCGACGAGGTCCAGTCCGACCTGCGCGCGGCCCGGATCAAGGCGACGGTCACCGGCCGCCCGAAGCACTACTACAGCGTCTACCAGAAGATGATCGTCCGAGGCCGTGACTTCGCGGAGATCTACGACCTCGTGGGTATTCGTGTACTTGTCGACACGGTCCGCGACTGCTATGCCGCCCTCGGCACCGTGCACGCGCGCTGGAACCCGGTCCCCGGCCGGTTCAAGGACTACATCGCGATGCCCAAGTACAACATGTACCAGTCCCTGCACACGACGGTCATCGGGCCCAACGGCAAGCCCGTCGAACTCCAGATCCGTACGTTCGACATGCACCGGCGCGCCGAGTACGGCATCGCCGCGCACTGGAAGTACAAGCAGGAGGCGGTCGCCGGTGCCTCCAAGGTGCGGTCGGACCAGCCGAGGACCACCGGCAAGGACGACCACCTCAACGACATGGCCTGGCTGCGGCAGCTTCTCGACTGGCAGAAGGAGACCGAGGACCCCGGCGAGTTCCTGGAGTCCCTGCGCTTCGACCTGTCCCGCAACGAGGTCTTCGTCTTCACGCCCAAGGGCGACGTGATAGCGCTTCCGGCGGGAGCGACCCCGGTCGACTTCTCGTACGCGGTGCACACCGAGGTCGGCCACCGGACCATAGGGGCACGTGTCAACGGCCGCCTCGTACCGCTGGAGTCCACCCTGGACAACGGCGACCTGGTGGAGGTCTTCACCTCCAAGGCGGCCGGCGCGGGGCCCTCCCGCGACTGGCTCGGCTTCGTCAAGTCGCCGCGCGCCCGCAACAAGATCCGCGCCTGGTTCTCCAAGGAGCGGCGCGACGAGGCGATCGAACAGGGCAAGGACGCCATCGCGCGCGCGATGCGCAAGCAGAACCTGCCGATCCAGCGCATCCTCACCGGCGACTCCCTCGTCACCCTCGCCCACGAGATGCGCTACCCGGACATCTCGTCCCTGTACGCGGCGATCGGCGAGGGGCATGTGGCCGCGCAGAACGTCGTGCAGAAGCTCGTACAGGCTCTCGGCGGCGAGGAGGCGGCCACCGAGGAGATCGACGAGTCCGTTCCGCCCGCCCGGGGCCGCAAGCGGCGCAGCAACAACGACCCGGGCGTGGTGGTCAAGGGCGTCGACGACGTCTGGGTGAAGCTCGCCCGCTGCTGTACGCCCGTACCCGGCGATCCCATCATCGGTTTCGTCACGCGCGGTAGCGGCGTATCGGTTCACCGCAACGACTGTGTGAACATCGAGTCCCTGTCCCGGGAGCCCGAGCGGATCCTCGAGGTCGAGTGGGCGCCCACCCAGTCCTCGGTCTTCCTGGTAGCCATCCAGGTCGAGGCGCTGGACCGCTCCCGCCTCCTCTCGGACGTCACCCGCATTCTGTCCGACCAGCACGTCAACATCCTGTCGGCGGCCGTCCAGACGTCGAGGGACCGGGTGGCCACCTCCCGCTTCACCTTCGAGATGGGCGACCCCAAGCACCTGGGCCACGTCCTGAAGGCCGTGAGAGGCGTCGAGGGCGTCTACGACGTGTACCGGGTGACCTCGGCCCGCAGGCCGTAA
- a CDS encoding adenine phosphoribosyltransferase, with protein MTAVQELLLSRIRDVADYPEPGVMFKDITPLLADPEAFTALTDALVDIAVRSGATKIVGLEARGFILGAPVAVRAGLGFIPVRKAGKLPGATLSQAYDLEYGSAEIEVHAEDLAAGDRVMVIDDVLATGGTAEASVQLIRRAGAEVAGLAVLMELGFLGGRQRLEPALSGAALEALITV; from the coding sequence ATGACGGCCGTCCAGGAGTTGCTGCTCAGCCGTATCCGCGATGTGGCGGACTACCCGGAGCCGGGGGTGATGTTCAAGGACATCACCCCGCTCCTGGCGGACCCCGAGGCGTTCACCGCGCTCACCGACGCGCTGGTCGACATCGCTGTCCGCAGCGGTGCCACGAAGATCGTCGGCCTGGAGGCCCGCGGCTTCATCCTGGGCGCCCCTGTCGCGGTCCGGGCAGGCCTCGGCTTCATCCCCGTACGCAAGGCGGGCAAGCTCCCCGGAGCCACCCTCAGCCAGGCGTACGACCTGGAGTACGGCTCCGCCGAGATCGAGGTGCACGCCGAGGACCTGGCGGCGGGCGACCGCGTCATGGTCATCGACGACGTACTGGCCACGGGCGGCACCGCCGAGGCCTCGGTCCAGCTGATCCGGCGGGCCGGCGCGGAGGTCGCGGGTCTCGCGGTCCTCATGGAGCTCGGTTTCCTCGGCGGCCGGCAGCGACTCGAACCCGCTCTGTCCGGAGCGGCGTTGGAGGCGCTGATCACCGTCTGA
- the secF gene encoding protein translocase subunit SecF, with protein sequence MSKLGTLGARLHRGEIGYDFVGKRFIWYGISILITITAILGLSVRGLNMGIEFEGGAVFTIEKTSVSVTQAEKYAETASGHDAIVQKLGKDGLRIQVATIDTKKADDVSAQLAKDLGVSEKAITGELVGPSWGDQVANKAWQGLVIFMILVVIYLAIAFEWRMAIAALVALIHDITITVGIYALVGFEVTPGTVIGLLTILGYSLYDTVVVFDSLKEQTKDITKQTRWTYSEIADRSINGTLVRSINTTVVALLPVAGLLFIGGGVLGAGMLNDISLSLFVGLAAGAYSSIFIATPLVADLKEREPQMKALRKRVLAKRAQAAQGGAPAAQVSDEQPYDEDDDAAPAVVGPRNQPASRNRGRGRPSGKRR encoded by the coding sequence ATGTCGAAACTCGGCACCCTCGGCGCCCGGCTCCACCGCGGCGAGATCGGCTACGACTTCGTCGGCAAGCGATTCATCTGGTACGGCATCTCGATCCTGATCACCATCACGGCCATCCTCGGCCTGTCGGTGCGCGGCCTGAACATGGGCATCGAGTTCGAGGGCGGCGCCGTCTTCACCATCGAGAAGACCAGCGTCTCGGTGACTCAGGCCGAGAAGTACGCGGAAACGGCTTCCGGCCACGACGCGATCGTCCAGAAGCTCGGCAAGGACGGCCTGCGCATCCAGGTCGCCACGATCGACACCAAGAAGGCGGACGACGTCTCGGCGCAGCTCGCCAAGGACCTCGGTGTCTCGGAGAAGGCCATCACCGGTGAGCTGGTCGGCCCCAGTTGGGGTGACCAGGTGGCGAACAAGGCCTGGCAGGGCCTGGTGATCTTCATGATTCTGGTGGTGATCTATCTCGCCATCGCCTTCGAGTGGCGCATGGCCATCGCCGCGCTGGTGGCGCTCATCCACGACATCACGATCACGGTCGGCATCTACGCCCTCGTCGGCTTCGAGGTCACGCCAGGCACGGTGATCGGTCTGCTCACGATCCTCGGTTACTCGCTCTACGACACGGTCGTCGTCTTCGACAGTCTCAAGGAGCAGACCAAGGACATCACCAAGCAGACCCGCTGGACCTACAGCGAGATCGCCGACCGGTCGATCAACGGGACCCTGGTCCGCTCCATCAACACCACGGTGGTCGCGCTCCTCCCGGTCGCCGGTCTGCTGTTCATCGGTGGCGGTGTGCTCGGCGCGGGCATGCTCAACGACATCTCGCTGTCGCTGTTCGTCGGCCTCGCGGCCGGCGCGTACTCCTCGATCTTCATCGCCACGCCGCTCGTCGCCGACCTCAAGGAGCGCGAGCCGCAGATGAAGGCCCTGAGGAAGCGCGTTCTCGCCAAGCGGGCGCAGGCCGCGCAGGGTGGGGCCCCGGCGGCGCAGGTCAGCGACGAGCAGCCGTACGACGAGGACGACGACGCCGCTCCCGCGGTCGTCGGCCCGCGCAATCAGCCCGCGTCCCGTAACCGGGGTCGCGGCCGGCCCTCGGGCAAGCGCCGATGA
- the secD gene encoding protein translocase subunit SecD yields the protein MAAPKKGRSASSQSKPGRSLALILIAIVALTGGMFLSGHTTPRLGIDLAGGTSITLGAKSGQESAINKTNMDIAVDIMNRRVNGLGVSEAEVQTQGDRNIIVNIPKGTNSKQARDQVGTTAKLYFRPVLTYEVQGGAATASPTPSTSTSGSPSPSASKTGEKATSTSSGSPSPSASSTSQGRPVTDALKADATPTPSGSPSAATSTSPSASTAPDPATAALQAKYAALDCTKKAVRAVTGDGVKPTEPTVACGKDSQGQWQKFILGPAEIDGTEVKKAQAVFDTQGAAGWQVTMDFTSKGSKQFGEVTGRLAQNQPPQNEFGIVLDGEVVSNPRVSTAITGGSAQISGSFGQTEAQDLANMLSYGALPLTFKTDSVSTVSPALGGEQLHAGLIAGAIGLALVVIYLVVYYRGLSTVAIASLLVSAALTYVIMSLLGPAIGFALNLPAVCGAIVAIGITADSFIVFFERIRDEIREGRSLRPAVERAWPRARRTILVSDFVSFLAAAVLFIVTVGKVQGFAFTLGLTTVLDVVVVFFFTKPLMTILARKKFFAEGHRWSGLDPQRLGAQPPIRRTRRASAPVDMKEA from the coding sequence GTGGCAGCACCTAAGAAGGGCCGGAGCGCAAGCTCCCAGAGCAAGCCAGGACGCTCGCTGGCCCTCATTCTGATCGCCATCGTGGCGCTCACCGGAGGCATGTTCCTCTCGGGGCACACGACTCCGCGTCTCGGCATCGACCTGGCCGGTGGTACGAGCATCACGCTCGGGGCCAAGAGCGGCCAGGAATCCGCCATCAACAAGACCAACATGGACATCGCGGTCGACATCATGAACCGCCGTGTCAACGGTCTGGGCGTCTCCGAGGCCGAGGTGCAGACACAGGGCGATCGCAACATCATCGTCAACATCCCCAAGGGCACGAACTCGAAACAAGCCCGGGATCAGGTAGGCACCACCGCCAAGCTCTACTTCCGTCCGGTTCTGACCTATGAGGTCCAGGGCGGCGCTGCGACGGCCAGCCCCACGCCGAGCACGAGCACGTCCGGCAGCCCCTCGCCGTCGGCCTCGAAGACGGGCGAAAAGGCGACCTCGACGTCGTCCGGCTCACCCAGCCCGTCGGCCAGCTCCACCTCTCAGGGCCGCCCGGTCACCGACGCCCTGAAGGCCGACGCGACCCCGACGCCGAGTGGCTCGCCGTCGGCCGCCACCAGCACGTCGCCCTCGGCGAGCACCGCCCCCGACCCGGCGACCGCGGCCCTTCAGGCGAAGTACGCGGCGCTGGACTGCACCAAGAAGGCGGTCCGCGCGGTCACCGGTGACGGCGTCAAGCCCACTGAGCCGACGGTGGCCTGCGGCAAGGACTCGCAGGGCCAGTGGCAGAAGTTCATCCTCGGCCCGGCCGAGATCGACGGCACCGAGGTCAAGAAGGCCCAGGCCGTCTTCGACACGCAGGGTGCCGCCGGCTGGCAGGTCACCATGGACTTCACGAGCAAGGGCAGCAAGCAGTTCGGTGAGGTCACCGGCCGTCTCGCCCAGAACCAGCCCCCGCAGAACGAGTTCGGCATCGTCCTGGACGGTGAGGTCGTCTCCAACCCGCGTGTCAGCACGGCCATCACGGGCGGCTCCGCCCAGATCTCCGGCAGCTTCGGCCAGACCGAGGCGCAGGACCTGGCGAACATGCTGTCGTACGGTGCCCTGCCGCTCACCTTCAAGACGGACAGCGTCAGCACGGTGAGCCCCGCACTCGGCGGCGAGCAGTTGCACGCGGGTCTGATCGCGGGTGCGATCGGCCTGGCCCTGGTCGTCATCTACCTGGTGGTCTACTACCGGGGCCTGTCGACCGTCGCCATCGCCTCCCTCCTGGTCTCCGCTGCCCTCACGTACGTGATCATGTCGTTGCTCGGTCCGGCCATCGGCTTCGCGCTGAACCTGCCGGCCGTCTGTGGTGCGATCGTCGCGATCGGTATCACCGCGGACTCGTTCATCGTGTTCTTCGAACGCATCCGTGACGAGATCCGGGAGGGTCGTTCACTGCGGCCCGCCGTCGAACGCGCGTGGCCGCGCGCCCGGCGCACCATCCTGGTCTCCGACTTCGTGTCCTTCCTCGCCGCCGCGGTGCTCTTCATCGTCACCGTCGGCAAGGTCCAGGGCTTCGCGTTCACCCTCGGTCTGACCACCGTGCTCGACGTGGTCGTCGTCTTCTTCTTCACGAAGCCGTTGATGACCATCCTCGCCCGCAAGAAGTTCTTCGCGGAGGGCCACCGCTGGTCAGGCCTCGACCCGCAGCGCCTGGGCGCCCAACCGCCAATCCGCCGCACCCGTCGCGCGTCCGCGCCCGTCGACATGAAGGAGGCGTGA
- the yajC gene encoding preprotein translocase subunit YajC, whose product MNIVTLLPFIVLIGAMFLMTRSAKRKQQAASQMRNDMQPGTGVRTIGGMYATVKEVNEETVLLDAGPGVELLFAKNSIGAVLTDDEYNRLVHGIEHDLKSDESLVPDDASSITETDEPSDDAPAASDDKPIDLGKKDAADETADETEAAEVKAEEEPKKTDGESDAK is encoded by the coding sequence GTGAATATCGTGACCCTCCTCCCGTTCATCGTGCTCATCGGGGCCATGTTCCTGATGACCCGCTCGGCCAAGCGCAAGCAGCAGGCCGCATCGCAGATGCGAAACGACATGCAGCCCGGCACCGGTGTCCGCACGATCGGGGGCATGTACGCGACGGTCAAGGAAGTCAACGAGGAGACCGTCCTCCTTGACGCGGGCCCGGGTGTGGAGCTTCTCTTCGCGAAGAACTCGATCGGCGCCGTCCTCACGGACGACGAGTACAACCGCCTGGTTCACGGTATCGAGCACGACCTGAAGTCCGACGAGTCCCTCGTCCCGGACGACGCCTCCTCCATCACCGAGACCGACGAGCCCTCCGACGACGCTCCCGCCGCTTCCGACGACAAGCCCATCGACCTCGGCAAGAAGGACGCGGCCGACGAGACGGCCGACGAGACCGAAGCCGCTGAGGTGAAGGCGGAAGAAGAGCCGAAGAAGACCGACGGCGAGTCCGACGCGAAGTAG
- the ruvB gene encoding Holliday junction branch migration DNA helicase RuvB: MNWDDTTDESTAPERLVAASADGEDQAVEAALRPKDLDEFIGQEKVREQLDLVLRAARARGATADHVLLSGAPGLGKTTLSMIIAAEMGAPIRITSGPAIQHAGDLAAILSSLQEGEVLFLDEIHRMSRPAEEMLYMAMEDFRVDVIVGKGPGATAIPLELPPFTLVGATTRAGLLPPPLRDRFGFTAHMEFYEPAELQRVIHRSANLLDVEIGTEGAAEIAGRSRGTPRIANRLLRRVRDYAQVKADGVITRAIAEAALKVYEVDARGLDRLDRGVLEALLKLFGGGPVGLSTLAVAVGEERETVEEVAEPFLVREGLLARTPRGRVATPAAWAHLGLTPPRSTTGGSGQQDLFGA; encoded by the coding sequence GTGAACTGGGACGACACGACCGACGAGAGCACCGCCCCCGAGCGGCTCGTCGCCGCGTCCGCAGACGGTGAGGACCAGGCCGTCGAGGCAGCCCTGCGTCCCAAGGACCTGGACGAGTTCATCGGCCAGGAGAAGGTTCGCGAACAGCTCGACCTCGTCCTGCGCGCCGCGCGCGCGCGGGGCGCCACCGCCGACCATGTCCTTCTCTCCGGTGCCCCCGGCCTCGGCAAGACCACCCTCTCGATGATCATCGCGGCCGAGATGGGCGCCCCCATCCGCATCACCAGCGGCCCCGCCATCCAGCACGCCGGCGACCTCGCGGCGATCCTCTCCTCCCTCCAGGAGGGCGAGGTCCTCTTCCTCGACGAGATCCACCGCATGTCCCGGCCCGCCGAGGAGATGCTCTACATGGCGATGGAGGACTTCCGCGTCGACGTGATCGTCGGCAAGGGCCCCGGCGCCACCGCCATCCCCCTCGAACTGCCCCCGTTCACGCTGGTCGGCGCCACCACGCGCGCGGGACTGCTGCCACCCCCGCTGCGCGACCGCTTCGGCTTCACCGCGCACATGGAGTTCTACGAACCGGCCGAACTGCAGCGCGTCATCCACCGCTCCGCGAACCTCCTCGACGTCGAGATCGGTACCGAGGGCGCCGCCGAGATCGCCGGCCGCTCACGCGGCACCCCCCGGATCGCCAACCGGCTCCTGCGCCGCGTCCGGGACTACGCGCAGGTCAAGGCCGACGGCGTCATCACCCGCGCCATCGCGGAGGCGGCCCTCAAGGTCTACGAGGTCGACGCCCGCGGTCTGGACCGTCTGGACAGAGGCGTCCTCGAAGCGCTGCTGAAGCTGTTCGGCGGCGGACCGGTGGGGCTCTCCACGCTGGCCGTCGCGGTGGGGGAGGAGCGGGAGACCGTCGAGGAGGTCGCCGAGCCCTTCCTCGTACGGGAGGGACTGCTGGCCCGTACCCCGCGTGGACGGGTCGCGACGCCCGCCGCATGGGCGCATCTCGGCCTCACGCCGCCCCGTTCCACAACGGGGGGAAGCGGACAACAGGACCTGTTCGGGGCGTGA